DNA sequence from the Antedon mediterranea chromosome 7, ecAntMedi1.1, whole genome shotgun sequence genome:
taTTATCATGCTTACAAACGAAAGCTTGATAAGTTAATCTACACAAATCATCagaatatcatttttatatttatgtgtACACAAAACCAAACAACTCCACGTCAGccaagtagtaggcctatactttttaaaaacttgCATCTTTCTTTCCTTGGAAgattcaagaaacatttattatggCCTTTGCAATAtaacagttaaataaaaaacattagaGTGCGTCTAAAATTTCTGTTCtacgtttaaatgaaaaaataaatctttTCCAAGCTTAGTAGTTAGTAGACATaagataaatacagtatatgggttattttgtctaaaagtaaagcatatattatttaattctaATCTGAATAAACGGGACAAACTAAAGTGAAGTGATAGTGAAGtgatcatcatcaacatcatcattgtcatcatcaacatcatcatcatcatcaacaacaacataatcatcatcaacataatCATCATcctcgtcatcatcattatcaatcatcatcaaaatcatcatcatcgtcatcatcatcaacataatcatcatcatcataaacataatcatcatcaacataatCATCATcctcgtcatcatcattatcaatcaacatcaacatcattatcatcgtcatTAACATCATAATGtacatcattatcatcgtcaacatcttcttcatcatcatcatcaaataaCACCATCGTCATATGCATCAGCCTTGAGGGCGATGTACCATTATCAATACTCAATATACTTATCGATTAAAGTAATCGGTCAACTTGTGTTTAGCGCCAACCAGCTACCAATcgattacattttgaaaaaaacgaTGAAAAAGATAGGATAGGCCAATAAGATCCAtatgataattttaaaaacaatctcCTATCTAAGAATGGagatacctccatgatttaagTGAACACtagggaaatacttaaatatttattgagttaagtgaaatacttaatacaTGAGTATCTCACTTAAgggtgattggtgaatacggccactggatACTAGTAATACAAGCTAATATGCCACTGCCTCCTGAGTCGAATCTGATTCGTTATCGGAAACCATTCCGTTATTTACCACGCCAAGTTGTAGACGTTCAGCAAACTGCTGTGATCCCTCCAATCGTATATGCTCTGGAATTGTATCTATAGATGCAGTAGATGCGCTCATTTTGTAATCTTTGTTTAAATTGGAAGCGGAGTTATTAATATTCGTGCTTCTTTCCTCCACTGAATGAATTGTCGGCACGGAGGGCGTCAGCGACGCTTCATCTTTTGGATTGTCTTTTACTGGTGATGAGCACAATGTAAGTATACTTTTGAAAGAGAATTGTATACCTGAacagaaaaaaaagtttgttgTGAATAAAGGTTTCACTCGACATAAACGTCTAATATAATCATTCATCTACGGGTGTTTTGCCTATTCAACTGCGTCTTATAATAAAGTATTACTGGTGCATTTTGATGCGCAACAAGAAATGTTGCATTATCACCAAAGAGGTTACTGTACGGCTATTTTGAGTTACGTAGCCATACGTGTACGTATCCATACGTGAACGTAGCCATACGTGTACATAGCCATCCGTGTACGTACCAGTTTCGATGTCCTTATCAACGTAGTTATTCATGTTCCAACCGTGTCCATAAGCTGTCAATGGATAGGCTGGTTCCCCGTGTTTTGCTATATCCAAACCTATACAACACAAAATAGATACAATTACCactatattttactttttacataGTAAATGATAGGCCTGTAACTTTATAAAATGCAAATGTTTGGGGTTGTTTTACTCGTTTTTACAGTATCTTATTTTTAGAAACCCGAAGTAGGCTAAccttttttttcaatagttGGATGAACTCGCAGAATATTGAACGCTTTCATCGTCCCAAACATGATCAAAGACGTGGCGACTGACCAGGTGAAAATTGAGATTGCTCCAGTAAAGTTCCATAAAAGGCtcttaaaaataaacaaaggaAATGTTACATGAAACAATTTTGCCTTCTATTGCAATTTCAACAGACACATTAAGCCTATGTCAAACcatttttccatggtcaaactAAACATGAAACATTCGACAATTGATAATGCAGAATACGATTGTTCTTGAATtattgcgtaaacggcgttctatATTATTCTATAAGTTTAATACTTACGAGAAAGGAGTCAGAATCCCATGTAAAAACAATCCCAGTATCCCTTGCGAAAATTGTGACTGCGATGATTCCCCAGAATCCTCCACTCAAGTGAACTAAAAATACAGTGTGAATGTTCATTAGAATCGCCAAGAAGTAAATTCCACTCCCGATAAGATTTTTCCTTATGCCTAcacttaaagcttggtttcaaCTTGCAACGCAACCTACTACGCAacataagaaaatgcccttccgataattgtgtttactcccgcctgcgtgaaatcaaaccttacgtcgtcggttcccacttgtgattacgcaatacagcactttgcatcaatacgtcgttgcggtgcgttctagtgggaaccacactttaTCTAGTATGGGCCATCTCGGTATGCACTATAAGCAGGGCAGAATGAATTTTAGACTCAATAGCTATGTAGTATATTacctattttttacttttacttACCTGCAACTGCGTCCAGTGGATCATCAATGTGTACCTTTAAGACCAGTTTACTAACAAGAATGAACAAACATCCAGCTACAAAGCCGATAACAGCTGCACCCCAACGACTAACAGAGTCGCATCCAGCACAAATTGAAACCTGTAATCATACAACAATGTATTCTTGTGTGTTTTTCGATTGTACACCAACCAAATATTATGACACACAAAGGAGGATAACGAACAATGTTACCTTTATTTGGTTTAAATCTACACAGGTTCAACTTCTACAAAAAATGAGCACCGGAGTACAAACTTgtaaaacatttaaactaatGTGAAAATAAATGAGAAAAGAACCTACCATTCCAGTAAGACCTCCATTGATTGTTGTCAACAAACTCCACTGATTTCCTTTGTAAAACGTCTGTTTAATGATAAGAGCACATAGAGCGGCAACACCTCCAGACAGTACTGTGTTGACGATAGACTCAGCGACCACTACACCGTCACCATCGTTTGAAATACTGCCCTGCGAACCGCCATTGAAACCGAGGAAACCCAAGAATAGAATGAATCCACCCAATGCTGCAAactagaaataaaacaaatcaattagACTACTGTAGTTCAAAAGTTGTATAGGTAGGTAATCTAAGATGAGTATagttaaaacataaattgtttgGGTATGAAGCAGTCGCAACAAGGTTGTTATActtctataaataaaattgaatatgATATGAAAATGTACAAGTCTTTCTGAAACAGGATTCTtacaaaagtaaaaacaatttaatcGCTCTGAAACAGAgtgaaatgtaaaaatatattatatagagggcGCGCTAATTAACGTTTCAACCTATGTTGAAGGTACAAATAACTCGAGATTTTAAATAGGCTTTTGTGTCGTCATCTATATATatcgattttttttaatttaataggtaggcctatggTCTGTTGgcaaatttataaaataaatcagGAAGATAACTTGTGGAAAACGTTATTATTCAAACAATTACAAACAAAGATAAGTTACTTTGCATTTTGCAAGTACAGTGAAGTTGTTGAATTTCAAAAAGTTAGTTATTAACGTACTGGTACGGTGTGTCCATGGATAGTGATTGGTTTACCATTGGCGTCAAATCGACCGATTCGTGGGCCTAGCATAACAGCACCAATCAACGCTAC
Encoded proteins:
- the LOC140055591 gene encoding putative ammonium transporter 1, whose translation is MACLIFFMQCGFAFLEAGSVRSKNTTNILIKNFLDICIGSVFYWGVGYAFAFGPGGNAFIGSDWYFMYNMPSDQVDDWFFQFVFAATAATIVSGSMAERTEFVAYLVYSVILTGFIYPVVTHWAWSDDGWLTEMPNNPQIAFDDFAGSAVVHILGGSVALIGAVMLGPRIGRFDANGKPITIHGHTVPFAALGGFILFLGFLGFNGGSQGSISNDGDGVVVAESIVNTVLSGGVAALCALIIKQTFYKGNQWSLLTTINGGLTGMVSICAGCDSVSRWGAAVIGFVAGCLFILVSKLVLKVHIDDPLDAVAVHLSGGFWGIIAVTIFARDTGIVFTWDSDSFLSLLWNFTGAISIFTWSVATSLIMFGTMKAFNILRVHPTIEKKGLDIAKHGEPAYPLTAYGHGWNMNNYVDKDIETGTYTDGYVHVWLRSRMDTYTYGYVTQNSRIQFSFKSILTLCSSPVKDNPKDEASLTPSVPTIHSVEERSTNINNSASNLNKDYKMSASTASIDTIPEHIRLEGSQQFAERLQLGVVNNGMVSDNESDSTQEAVAY